A region of Candidatus Amarolinea dominans DNA encodes the following proteins:
- the cas5 gene encoding CRISPR-associated protein Cas5 — protein MKVLRIVAEGLTTSFRYPHFMQGVQPSYPMPPPATIYGHICSALGEWADPAGLQFGYCFTHQNLQPLRDKEHTIVLSPATGKLPGTQIPKVLEGNVNPFERELLFFPRLTLYINRPEWLSAFRSPRYAVILGRSQDLFAYVDVRVVELAEADHAYFEHTLLPYRMALQVMRGVTLLMPRFLDYDRRRAPQFSRYVALTERVRLPNEQGFQFADAPAPRFWVDPTTPDDHGAQRGLAF, from the coding sequence ATGAAGGTACTGAGAATTGTGGCCGAAGGTCTGACCACATCGTTTCGCTATCCGCACTTCATGCAAGGGGTGCAGCCCAGTTATCCGATGCCGCCGCCGGCAACGATCTATGGGCATATCTGCAGCGCGCTGGGGGAGTGGGCGGATCCGGCCGGTTTGCAGTTCGGCTACTGTTTCACCCACCAGAATCTGCAGCCGCTGCGTGACAAGGAGCACACGATTGTGCTGTCGCCGGCCACGGGCAAGCTGCCGGGCACGCAGATCCCAAAGGTGTTGGAGGGCAATGTCAACCCGTTCGAGCGCGAGCTGCTCTTCTTCCCGCGGCTGACGCTGTATATCAATCGCCCGGAATGGCTGTCGGCTTTCCGCAGCCCGCGCTACGCCGTCATCCTGGGGCGCTCACAGGATTTGTTCGCTTATGTTGATGTGCGCGTGGTCGAGTTAGCGGAGGCCGATCACGCCTACTTCGAACATACGCTGCTGCCTTACCGCATGGCGCTGCAGGTGATGCGCGGGGTCACGCTGTTGATGCCGCGCTTCCTGGATTACGATCGGCGCCGCGCGCCCCAGTTCAGCCGCTACGTGGCGCTGACGGAGCGGGTGCGCCTGCCCAACGAGCAGGGCTTTCAGTTTGCTGACGCGCCTGCGCCCCGTTTCTGGGTGGACCCCACCACCCCTGACGATCACGGGGCGCAGCGCGGGCTGGCCTTCTGA